The Actinosynnema mirum DSM 43827 genomic interval GCCGAGTTCGCGGGCCAGGTCCTCGCGCTCGTCGTGGTCTTCTTCGCCCAGCGCCGCTCGATGCTCACCTGGCCGGTGCAGCTCGCGTCGGTCGTCCTGCTGTTCGCCGTCTACGCCTCGGCCGACCTCGGCGGCATCGCGGCCCGGCAGGTCGTCATCGGGCTGATCACCGTGCACGGCTGGTGGGCCTGGAGCCGCCGCCGCGACCCGGTGCTCGGCGTCGTCGTCCGCACCGGCGCCACCCGCGAGCGCGTCGCCGTGCTCGCCGCCTTCCTCCTCGGCACCACCGGCTTCGCGCTCTTGCTCGACGCCACCAACGCCTCCTGGGCCCCCTGGCCCGACGCGGCGATCTTCGTCGGCACCGTGCTCGCGTTCGCCCTCCAGGGCCGCGGCCTGGTCGAGTTCTGGATCGTGTGGCTGGTCGTCGACGCGATCGGCGTCCCCCTGCAGCTCCGCTCCGGCCTGTGGTTCAGCGCCGCCGTCTACACCGTGTTCGCCGTGCTGGTCGTCAAGGGCTTCCTCGACTGGAACCGCGAAGCCCGCCGCGCGCCCCGAGCCGCCAACCCCGCCAGTCCCGCCAACCCAGCAGGCCCCGCCAGCCCCGCCAGCCCCGCCAGCCCCGCCAGCCCCGTCAGCCCGGTCTGACCAGTCCGGGCAGGGTGGTCAGCCCGTCCGCCAGCGCCTCGACCCTGGCGTCCACCGCCCGCCCGTCCCGCATCGCCTCCCCGACCTGCTCCTGCACCAACCGCGTCAGCAGGTCGTAGTTCGGCACGGCAGGCCGGGGCCGCGCCGAGTCCAGCGCCTCCCGCAGCACCTTCAGGTGCGGAGGGGTCCACAGCGACTCGTCCTCGTACAGCGAGGTCCGGGTCGGCGCGAACCCGGCCTGCTCCAGCAGCGTCCGCTGCCGCGCCGGGTCGGTCAGGAACCGGACGAACTCCCGCGCCGTCCTCCCGTGCCGCGTGCACGTGGACACCCCCAGGTTCCACCCGCCCAGCGCGCTCTCCCACGGCAGCGGCGCCACGCCGATCAGCGCCGGGTCCAGCGACCCCTCCGCCCGGTCGGGCGAGGTGAGCTGCGCGTACGCGTAGGGCCAGTTGCGCATCAGCGCCACCTCGCCCCGCCCGAACGCCTGCCAGCTCGCGTCCTCGTCGTAGTCCAGCGTGGACCGCGGCAACCACCCGTCGCGCACCGCGCCCACCAGCGACCGCACCCCCATCGCCGACCCCGCGTCCAGCGCCGGGTGCGGCACGCCCCGCGCGTCCACCGGCACCGGATCGCCCTCGAACGCCCACATCGCCTCGAACGCGTTGACCGACAGCCCCTCGTACGCCTTCCGGAACTGCCCCGCGTACCCGGCGACCGACGGCTCCCTCCGGCTCACCGCCAGCGCCGCCTCCCGCAGCCCCGCGAAGCTCGTCGGCGGCTCGGCCACCAGGTCGGTCCGGTAGTAGAGCAGGCCCGCGTCGGCCCGCCAGGGCACCGCCCACAGCCGCGACGCGCCCGCCCCGTCCCGCGCCCGCCCCAGCTCCTCGCTCCGCGCGTACCGGGCGGCCCGCAGCGACTCCGGCCGGAACTCGGACAGGTCGAGGTCCCGGTCCGACACCTCGGCCAGGAACCCGCCCTCGGCGAACTCCGCCGTCCACACCACGTCCATGGCCATCACGTCGTAGCAGGGCGCCCCCTCCTCCCGCTTGCTGCGCTGCGAGTGGGCGATCAGCTGGGCCCGGTAGGCGTCGCTGCCGGTCGCCTGCTCCTGGAACGACACCGGCTGGTCCGGGTTGAACCGGTTCCACATCTCCACCAGCCGGGCGATCTGCCGATCCACCGAGGTGTCCTTCGAGTCCGCGAAGACGATGGGCCCGCTCCGCTCCTCCCACCCGGCCTCGGGCTCCGCGCACCCGGCGAGCGCCCCGCCCAGCAGCAGCCCGCACAGCAGCAGCCCGCCCGGCGCCGCCCGCCCCCGCCGCTCACCCCACATCCCACAGCTCCTCCGCGACCTCGTTGACCAGCGGGACCACCCCGGCCCGGTCCACCAGCGGCAGGCACGCGCGGGCGTTGGCGTCCAGCAGCGCCCGCAGCTCCGACGACGGCTCGCACGCCCCGGACCCGACCCCCACCCCGACCACGACCCGCTCCGACACCGGCCCGTACCCGAACCCCACGCGGTCCCCCGCCCCCGCCACCACCACGACCAGCGCCGCCCGGTCCAGCGCCACCCGCTCGGCCACCAGGTCGCGCAGCGGCCGCTCCCCGTCCACCACGACCTCGACCCGGTCGCGCGCCCCGTCCACCGACTCCACCAGCCTGGTGATCTGCTCCGCCACCTGCCCGCCCAGCTCGGAGGTGTCGGCCACGACCAGCGCGACCCTGGTCTCCTTCCGCACCTCGGTCCACACGGCGCGCACGCGGGCCGCGAACTCGGGGGTGGCCAGCGCGGCGGGCCTGCTCGGGCGCAACCCCCGCGTCGTGGTGTCCCCGCCGACCGCGCCCCGCAACCCGGACCGCTTGAACCGGTCCTGCGCCCCCGCGTCCCCGATCAGGAAGTCGCGGAACTTCGCCGCGGCCTCCCCGACCGGGGTGGCCCGGTGCTCCTCGACCGACGGCCCCGCCCCGCTCGCGGGCGCCCGGACCACCTCCACGAACAGGTGGTCCAGCCACAGCGAGCCGCCCTCGGGGTAGAACACCTCCAGCCCGCCGCACTCGTCCGCCCGGTCCGCCAGCTCGGACTCGGCCG includes:
- the pnuC gene encoding nicotinamide riboside transporter PnuC codes for the protein MHVLLEHGFTLFGQRVSYAEFAGQVLALVVVFFAQRRSMLTWPVQLASVVLLFAVYASADLGGIAARQVVIGLITVHGWWAWSRRRDPVLGVVVRTGATRERVAVLAAFLLGTTGFALLLDATNASWAPWPDAAIFVGTVLAFALQGRGLVEFWIVWLVVDAIGVPLQLRSGLWFSAAVYTVFAVLVVKGFLDWNREARRAPRAANPASPANPAGPASPASPASPASPVSPV
- a CDS encoding extracellular solute-binding protein; amino-acid sequence: MWGERRGRAAPGGLLLCGLLLGGALAGCAEPEAGWEERSGPIVFADSKDTSVDRQIARLVEMWNRFNPDQPVSFQEQATGSDAYRAQLIAHSQRSKREEGAPCYDVMAMDVVWTAEFAEGGFLAEVSDRDLDLSEFRPESLRAARYARSEELGRARDGAGASRLWAVPWRADAGLLYYRTDLVAEPPTSFAGLREAALAVSRREPSVAGYAGQFRKAYEGLSVNAFEAMWAFEGDPVPVDARGVPHPALDAGSAMGVRSLVGAVRDGWLPRSTLDYDEDASWQAFGRGEVALMRNWPYAYAQLTSPDRAEGSLDPALIGVAPLPWESALGGWNLGVSTCTRHGRTAREFVRFLTDPARQRTLLEQAGFAPTRTSLYEDESLWTPPHLKVLREALDSARPRPAVPNYDLLTRLVQEQVGEAMRDGRAVDARVEALADGLTTLPGLVRPG